Within Xanthomonas oryzae pv. oryzae, the genomic segment GCCAACGACAGTTCGTCGCCCGGCCGCAGGCCGAGGGACAACGTGTCGTGCACTTGGCAGGTGATCCAGCGTGCTTCGGTGACGCGCGCGACAGCAGCGAACCCCATGCCGGTCAGGCGGGTGAGAACGGTCAATATGTCCGGGACCGACGAGAGCCGGCCAACACGCGCGATATCGGCGCGTAATGCGGGAGGCAGTGGACCCATGAGTGCCTCCAAAGAGTGGATGCGTGCCAGTTTACGGGACGGCGGTTGCGCCCGGTTATGTGGCGCGCCGCTGCATGACAAGCGCCAAGATACGCTTGTCTGCCAGCGACCGCGATGCCGCCGTAACCGCATGCCCGCAAAGGTCTAGCAGCGCCTGCAAAGCGTATAGATCCTGGTTGATGGATCGCGGTTAGCTGCCGAGAACGTTAACCGCGCCACGTGCAGACGCGTTGGCTTCAGGACTGGCGTTAGCACAGCGGCCAGGCATTCGACGCTGACGAGCCGGGAGGCACGATAGGTGCAGTACGCCTGTTCCAACTTCCTGGCGCGACACCACGTTGCGCGCCACAGCGCGAAGCGGGGTGTGACCGAACGCAGATGACGCAGGCGCAACCGGCCTCGATACACTGCGGCGGCAAGAGCGCCGCAGGTGCGCTGCCCACACCAGGCGCTAGGCAACCGGCAGCGGTAAGGCGATCTGCAGTGGATCGATACGGCCCTCGCCGCGCATGATTTTCTTGAACTCGGCGCGGCTGACCGAGACATAGCGCTCGTTGCCGCCGATCTCCACCTGCGGGCCGTCCTGCACCGCGTGCCCCTGCGCGTCCACACGCACCGTCATGGTCGCCTTGCTGCCGCTGTGGCAAATGGTCTTGATCTCTTCCAGCTCGTCGGCCCAGGCCAGCAGAAACTGGCTGCCTTCGAACAGTTCACCGCGAAAATCGGTGCGCAGGCCATAGCACAGCACCGGAACGCGCAGGCGGTCGACCACCTCGCTCAGCTGCCACACCTGCGCCCGGCTGAGGAATTGCGCCTCGTCCACCAGCACGCAGTGCAATGCACCGTCGTTGTGGATATCGCGCTCGACCAACTGCTGCAACCCGGTATCGCGCTCGAAAATGCGCCCGTCCGCGCGTAGGCCGATCCGCGAGGCCACCATGCCGCTACCGGCGCGGTGATCGAGCTTGGGCGTCAGGATCAGCGTGCGCATGCCGCGCTCGCGGTAGTTGTGCGCAGACTGCAGCAAGGTGGTGGTCTTGCCGGCATTCATTGCCGAATAGTAGAAATAGAGCTTGGCCATCGGGCGATTTTACCGGGCCGGGCGGCTGGATGCGGCGCCCGCGCATGCGAGCGGGCATGGCGCGGGGGCAAGCTCTTGCCGTCCAGGAGGTGGGAACGCAGCCCACCGCTGTGAAGCGAAGCCTAGCGGCAATGGAGACATGAACCCATCGTGCAGGCCAGCCGCAGGCTGCCCCGGTACAATGGCCTGCTCTGTCGGAAGCCCCTATGTTCGGACTCAATCCCCCGCAAAGCGCCGCGGTGCTGCACTGTGAAGGTCCCTTGTTGGTGCTGGCCGGCGCCGGCAGCGGCAAGACGCGCGTGATCGTGGAAAAGATCGCGCATCTGATCGCCATCGGCCGCTATCCGGCCAAGCGCATCGCCGCGATCACCTTCACCAACAAATCCGCCAAGGAAATGGGCGAGCGTGTGGCCAAGCGCATCCGCGGCGACGGTGCCGACGGCCTGACCATCTGCACCTTCCACGCGCTGGGCCTGAAGTTCCTGCAGATCGAGCACGCCGCCGCCGGTTTGAAGCGCGGCTTTTCGATCTTCGATTCCGACGATGCCGCCGCGCAGATCAAGGACCTGATGCATGGTGCCAAGCCCGATGCGATCGAAGATGCCAAGAACCTGATCTCGCGCGCCAAGAACGCCGGCCTGTCGCCCGAGCAGGCGATGGTGGCGGCACGCAGCAACCGCGAAAAAGAAGCGGCCAGCTTGTACGAGCGCTACCAGGCGCGGTTGACCACCTTCAACGCAGTGGATTTCGATGACCTGATCCGCCTGCCGGTGCAGATTCTGGAAGCAAACGAAGACATCGTGATGGGCTGGCGCGAGCGCATCGGCTATTTGCTGGTGGACGAGTGCCAGGACACCAACGATGCGCAGTACCGCCTGCTGAAGATGCTGGCCGGGCCGCGCGGCAACTTCACCTGCGTGGGCGATGACGACCAGAGTATCTACGCGTGGCGCGGCGCCAATCCGGAAAACCTGCAGCAGATGGCGCGCGATTATCCGGCGCTGAAAATCATCAAGCTGGAGCAGAACTACCGCTGCTCCAATCGTGTGCTGCGTGCGGCCAATGCGTTGATCGCGCACAACCCACACGAGCATTTGAAGACACTGTGGAGCGACCAGGCCGACGGCGAGCGCATCCGCGTGTGGGAATGCCGCGACAGCGAGCACGAGGCCGAAAAGGTTGCTGCGGAGATTTCGTTCCTTGGCACCGCCAAGCAGGTGCCGTGGAGCGATTTCTGCATTCTGTTCCGTGGAAATTTTCAGTCGCGGCCGCTGGAAAAAGCGCTGCAGCTGTTGCGCGTGCCGTATCACCTGACTGGTGGTACCGCGTTTCTGGAGCGGCAGGAGGTCAAGGATCTGCTGTCGTGGTTGCGGTTGATCGTCAACCCGGACGACGATGTGGCGTTCTTGCGTGCGGTGCAATCGCCCAAGCGCGAAGTCGGTGCGACCTCGCTGGCGCGTCTGGCCGAGTTGGCCAGCGCCAAATCGGTGCCGATGTCGCGCGCGGCCGAGTCGATGGGCGCCTTGCAGCACCTGCCGCCCCGCGCCGCCAATGGGTTGAGTGCCTTTACCGACATCGTGCGCGACATGCGCGAGCACTCGGCCAGCATGCCGGCCGGCGAACTGGTGCGCACGCTCGCGGAAAAATCCGGACTGCTCAACGACCTGCGCAATCAGTCCAAGGACGAAACCGGCTTCCAGCGGCGCAAGCGCAATCTGGACGAGTTGGCCGAGTGGTTCGAAGGCGGCCCGCGTGGTGCAAGCGCCAGCGATCTGGCTGCGCAGCTGGCGCTGCTGTCGCGCAACGACAAGGACGATGGCGGCAACCAGGTGCGCATGATGACCATGCATGCGTCCAAGGGTCTGGAGTTCCGCTATGTGTTCATCGTCGGCTGCGAGGACGGCGTGCTGCCGCACGAAGTGAGCCTGGAAGAAGGCAATCTGCAGGAAGAACGCCGTTTGTTGTACGTGGGCATCACCCGCGCCAAGGAGCAGTTGTGGATGAGCCACAGCAAGCTGACGCGCAAGTTCGGCGAGCATGTGCGACTGAAGCCGAGCCGGTTTTTCGATGAAATTCCTGCCGAAGAACTGCAGCGCGATGGCGCCGACCCGGTGGCCGACGCTGAGCGCAAGAAAGAACGCGCCAGTGCGGGATTGGCTGCGATCCAGGCATTGTTCGACTGACGCGCAGTGCGCCGTTGCACGCGCACCTGCCGCCCATCGCTTACCAGTGACGCGCCGGCACGGCAGTGTGGTTTTTCATGATGTCGGAGTGTGCCGTGACCGTTGTGATCCAAACCCCGCGGCTGCGCTTGCGCACGCTCGACCCCGAGCACGACGCCGACGCGATGTTGGAACTGGTCAACGACCCTGGCTTCATCGCCGGCATCAACGACCGCGGCATTCGTACGTGTGAGCAGGCGCGCGCATCTGCGCGATTGGGCGCAGGCCCACCATGCGCGACGGTTTTGCGCACCGGGCGGTGCAGACGCGCGAGGACGCCGCGTTTATCGGCACGTTGGGCTTGCTATATCGTGAGACCTTGCCGGTGCCGCATATCGGTCACCTGATGACTCTTCGCTAGGTGTTGGCAGCCGCTCCTGGCAGCAGGGATTGTCGAGACAGCATACCCATCGCACAGCCGCATGATGGCGGTGTTGGTTGCTCTGTAAAGGACGCGCGCATGCCACTGCTGGTCAACGCGTATTTCACGCTGCGCACGCCGGTGTGGCCGGACTTTATGCCGCAGGCCGCCGTGCAGCACCGCGACCATGCCGATCCGGAGCTGGTCAATCATCTGCACGGGTTTGTCGGTTAGGTGAATCAAGTGGGCGATGGGCAGATGACGCAATCGCGCTACCACCTGATGCGGCATGTGCAGCGGCACTTCACCTTCGAGGTCGACGATGCGGCGTTCGTTGCGCTGGCGCAGTGGGCCGAGCAGGCCAATGCGGTGTGCTTCCTGGCCGATGGCAGCGTGCGCGACCCGCAGGGGCGGGTGCTGATCAGCCAGGGCGAGCCGGCCATCGACGACGATGCGCAGGTGCCGTCCCCGCCGAATGCGCTGCAACGGCGCGCGCAGCAACTTGCCCTGCTCACTGCGCAAGGCATTCGCGTGCCACCCAGCCCATCGTCGGTGCCTGGCGAGGCCGAGGTGCGGGTGCGCGATGCGGCAGTGGTCATCCAACGCATGCTGGCGTTATTTGCGGTGGCGCTGCGCGCCGAGAT encodes:
- a CDS encoding thymidine kinase gives rise to the protein MAKLYFYYSAMNAGKTTTLLQSAHNYRERGMRTLILTPKLDHRAGSGMVASRIGLRADGRIFERDTGLQQLVERDIHNDGALHCVLVDEAQFLSRAQVWQLSEVVDRLRVPVLCYGLRTDFRGELFEGSQFLLAWADELEEIKTICHSGSKATMTVRVDAQGHAVQDGPQVEIGGNERYVSVSRAEFKKIMRGEGRIDPLQIALPLPVA
- a CDS encoding UvrD-helicase domain-containing protein, which encodes MFGLNPPQSAAVLHCEGPLLVLAGAGSGKTRVIVEKIAHLIAIGRYPAKRIAAITFTNKSAKEMGERVAKRIRGDGADGLTICTFHALGLKFLQIEHAAAGLKRGFSIFDSDDAAAQIKDLMHGAKPDAIEDAKNLISRAKNAGLSPEQAMVAARSNREKEAASLYERYQARLTTFNAVDFDDLIRLPVQILEANEDIVMGWRERIGYLLVDECQDTNDAQYRLLKMLAGPRGNFTCVGDDDQSIYAWRGANPENLQQMARDYPALKIIKLEQNYRCSNRVLRAANALIAHNPHEHLKTLWSDQADGERIRVWECRDSEHEAEKVAAEISFLGTAKQVPWSDFCILFRGNFQSRPLEKALQLLRVPYHLTGGTAFLERQEVKDLLSWLRLIVNPDDDVAFLRAVQSPKREVGATSLARLAELASAKSVPMSRAAESMGALQHLPPRAANGLSAFTDIVRDMREHSASMPAGELVRTLAEKSGLLNDLRNQSKDETGFQRRKRNLDELAEWFEGGPRGASASDLAAQLALLSRNDKDDGGNQVRMMTMHASKGLEFRYVFIVGCEDGVLPHEVSLEEGNLQEERRLLYVGITRAKEQLWMSHSKLTRKFGEHVRLKPSRFFDEIPAEELQRDGADPVADAERKKERASAGLAAIQALFD